The Shewanella sp. NFH-SH190041 genome has a window encoding:
- a CDS encoding VOC family protein, with product MDIRALGYYVAQTDEMSQWRDYAENVLGMMTAPAADGGLYIKMDDRPFRMLVVEGADKRYLASGWELASKAAYDAAKQTLEARGIAYQEGDAAFCQLRGAQEVAIFHDPAGNCHELYWGYQSACEPFISPQGVPAFISGDMGLGHTVLPAPDFDKTYAFLTEVMGFGLSDIYHFKPAPDAPAVRIHFMHCANARHHSLAICEFPVPSGCVHVMVEVENMTEVGRAHDRRIAHQVPLSATLGQHLNDKMTSFYMKTPSGFDLEYGCGGLQIDWDKHTAFEFTRVSIWGHDFSVGQQAQ from the coding sequence ATGGATATTCGTGCACTGGGCTATTACGTAGCTCAGACAGATGAGATGTCTCAATGGCGTGATTATGCCGAAAATGTATTGGGCATGATGACGGCGCCTGCGGCAGATGGCGGCTTGTATATCAAAATGGATGATCGTCCTTTTCGTATGCTGGTGGTTGAAGGCGCGGATAAACGCTATTTGGCATCCGGTTGGGAATTGGCGTCTAAAGCGGCTTACGATGCTGCTAAGCAGACGCTGGAAGCCCGTGGCATTGCCTATCAAGAGGGCGATGCGGCATTTTGTCAGTTACGGGGAGCCCAGGAAGTGGCTATTTTCCATGATCCGGCCGGTAACTGTCATGAATTGTATTGGGGTTATCAATCAGCTTGTGAGCCTTTTATTTCTCCTCAAGGCGTACCTGCCTTTATTTCCGGCGACATGGGACTGGGACATACCGTTCTGCCTGCGCCGGATTTCGATAAGACCTATGCCTTTTTAACCGAGGTAATGGGTTTTGGTCTGTCAGATATTTATCACTTTAAACCCGCCCCAGATGCGCCAGCTGTACGCATTCACTTTATGCACTGCGCAAATGCCCGGCATCACAGTCTGGCGATCTGCGAGTTTCCTGTGCCCAGCGGCTGTGTTCACGTGATGGTAGAAGTGGAAAATATGACCGAGGTGGGGCGTGCCCACGACCGACGTATTGCCCATCAAGTGCCACTGTCTGCCACTTTAGGGCAGCATCTTAACGACAAGATGACCTCCTTTTATATGAAGACCCCGTCCGGATTTGATTTGGAATACGGTTGCGGCGGGTTGCAGATTGATTGGGATAAACACACCGCTTTTGAATTTACCCGGGTCAGTATTTGGGGCCATGACTTCAGTGTTGGTCAGCAAGCGCAGTAA
- a CDS encoding CoA transferase subunit A, with protein sequence MNKLMTTREMVAGLRDGMTIGIGGWGPRRKPMALIREILKSDLQDLTIVAYGGADVGMLCAAGKVKKVIFAFVSLDFIPLEPFFRQTRQSGSIEVMEIDEGMMLLGLRAAAWGCPFIPTQIGLGTDVVTVNPGLKLVDSPYDDKAWLAMPALKLDAALVHVDQADSRGVCRISGPDHYMDDWFVRAADKAYVTCEALVDSSAFQDDTAARQVFWERSLTTGVACVPGGAHPTSCAPLYGFDIKHFKEYNACAKEGGFDAYLQRYIQHTDEDSYREKVGGIAAIRALSLPVY encoded by the coding sequence ATGAATAAGTTAATGACGACACGTGAGATGGTTGCCGGGTTGCGTGATGGCATGACAATCGGCATTGGTGGTTGGGGGCCGCGGCGTAAGCCGATGGCACTGATCCGGGAAATTCTGAAATCAGATCTACAGGATCTGACCATTGTTGCTTATGGCGGCGCTGATGTAGGCATGCTCTGCGCGGCCGGTAAAGTGAAAAAAGTCATTTTCGCCTTTGTATCACTGGATTTTATTCCGTTGGAGCCTTTTTTCCGGCAGACCCGTCAAAGCGGCAGCATTGAGGTGATGGAAATTGATGAAGGCATGATGCTGCTGGGTTTGCGAGCTGCTGCTTGGGGCTGCCCATTTATTCCCACCCAGATTGGCCTGGGCACAGATGTGGTGACCGTTAATCCGGGGCTTAAGCTGGTGGACAGTCCTTATGATGACAAAGCCTGGCTGGCGATGCCGGCTTTGAAACTGGATGCGGCGTTGGTGCATGTGGATCAGGCTGACAGCCGCGGCGTGTGCCGTATCAGCGGGCCTGATCACTATATGGATGATTGGTTTGTGCGGGCGGCAGATAAAGCCTATGTCACCTGTGAAGCCTTGGTGGACAGTTCAGCGTTTCAAGACGATACCGCGGCGCGGCAAGTCTTTTGGGAGCGCAGCTTAACCACAGGCGTGGCTTGTGTTCCCGGTGGCGCTCATCCAACGTCCTGCGCGCCACTATATGGTTTTGATATCAAACATTTCAAAGAGTACAACGCCTGCGCGAAAGAAGGGGGCTTTGATGCTTACCTGCAACGTTATATCCAGCACACGGATGAAGATAGCTACCGGGAAAAAGTCGGTGGCATTGCGGCAATCAGGGCGCTGTCCCTGCCGGTGTATTAA
- a CDS encoding CoA-transferase subunit beta: MQATEQYTLAELMICAASRAFADDGEVLATGIGVIPRLAASLAMKTVNPDLMMTDSEAYLLSEPNPLGPREDDFVQANETWMGFSRIFDNVWSGRRHAMVGPTQIDRFGQANISALGSDYQRPKVQMLGVRGFPGNSISHANSFFVPSHNPRVFVSGECDMVASVGFNPARLPKGYSTDDIDIRLVITDLCVMDWQGPEHQLRLVSLHPGVSVDTVIAQTGFALHIPDDVPLTPAPTAAQLAIIRQLDPHNLRGAQLKDNPPGDRRTSAAESVQ, encoded by the coding sequence ATGCAAGCAACAGAGCAATACACACTGGCGGAGCTGATGATCTGCGCCGCCTCCCGCGCCTTTGCCGATGATGGTGAAGTGCTGGCAACCGGCATTGGGGTGATCCCTCGTCTGGCCGCCAGTTTGGCGATGAAAACCGTGAATCCGGATCTGATGATGACAGACTCAGAAGCCTATCTGTTATCTGAGCCAAACCCACTGGGCCCGCGTGAAGATGACTTTGTGCAGGCCAATGAAACCTGGATGGGGTTTTCGCGCATTTTTGACAATGTCTGGAGTGGCCGACGTCATGCCATGGTAGGGCCGACCCAGATAGACAGATTCGGGCAGGCGAATATCTCAGCCTTGGGCAGTGATTACCAGCGCCCCAAGGTACAGATGCTTGGTGTGCGCGGATTCCCCGGTAACTCCATCAGCCATGCCAATTCCTTTTTTGTGCCCAGTCATAACCCCAGAGTGTTCGTCAGTGGCGAATGTGACATGGTGGCATCGGTTGGTTTCAATCCCGCTCGCTTACCCAAGGGGTACAGCACCGATGATATTGATATTCGGTTGGTGATAACGGATCTGTGCGTGATGGACTGGCAGGGGCCGGAACATCAGCTGCGACTGGTGAGTTTGCACCCGGGCGTCAGTGTTGACACTGTGATCGCGCAAACCGGTTTTGCCCTGCATATTCCCGATGATGTGCCATTAACCCCAGCGCCTACGGCAGCGCAACTGGCCATTATCCGCCAGCTTGACCCGCACAATTTGCGCGGCGCACAGCTTAAAGACAATCCCCCCGGGGATCGCCGAACGTCAGCTGCGGAGAGCGTCCAATGA
- a CDS encoding enoyl-CoA hydratase — translation MSQHNEVIDEVVGYESANGIAIVTMQRPEYHNAQNSRMTYALDKAFALACDDDEVKVIILAGEGRHFSAGHDIGTPGRDVDQSFERTSLWYDHSNKPGGEFLYAREQEVYLGMCRRWREIPKPTIAMVQGACIAGGLMLAWVCDLIICSEDSFFQDPVVRMGIPGVEYFAHVHELNPRIAKEFLFLGERMSAARAYEMGMVNRVVPRDSLRQSTLDIAAKVAQMPRLGLQLTKQAINNAEDLMGKRSTMDMVFGLHHFAHVHNESVSGDRLGGFDGKAMAKANKSQAAEAKRDTQADTERSQDNRASAPSQEAAS, via the coding sequence ATGAGCCAGCATAATGAAGTGATCGATGAAGTCGTCGGCTATGAAAGCGCCAATGGTATTGCCATTGTCACCATGCAACGGCCTGAGTATCACAATGCCCAGAATTCCCGCATGACTTATGCACTGGATAAGGCGTTTGCATTGGCCTGTGATGATGACGAGGTCAAGGTGATTATTCTGGCCGGGGAGGGCAGACATTTTTCTGCCGGTCATGATATTGGCACACCGGGGCGGGATGTGGATCAGTCTTTTGAGCGCACCAGTTTATGGTATGACCATAGCAATAAGCCTGGTGGTGAGTTTCTTTATGCCAGAGAGCAGGAAGTGTATCTGGGAATGTGCCGTCGCTGGCGGGAGATCCCCAAACCCACCATTGCCATGGTGCAGGGGGCTTGTATCGCAGGTGGCCTGATGTTGGCTTGGGTGTGCGATCTGATTATTTGCAGTGAAGACAGTTTCTTTCAAGATCCCGTGGTGCGTATGGGCATTCCCGGCGTGGAGTATTTTGCCCACGTTCATGAGTTAAACCCAAGAATTGCCAAAGAGTTTTTATTTCTTGGTGAGCGGATGTCCGCGGCCCGTGCCTATGAAATGGGCATGGTTAACCGGGTCGTTCCCCGTGACAGCTTGCGCCAAAGCACCTTGGATATCGCCGCCAAAGTGGCGCAGATGCCGCGCTTGGGACTGCAGCTGACCAAACAGGCCATCAATAATGCGGAAGATTTAATGGGTAAGCGCAGCACCATGGATATGGTGTTTGGGCTGCACCATTTTGCCCATGTCCACAACGAATCTGTCTCTGGTGACCGCTTGGGGGGATTTGATGGTAAAGCCATGGCAAAAGCCAATAAATCCCAAGCCGCAGAGGCTAAGCGCGATACTCAAGCTGATACCGAGCGTAGCCAAGACAATCGCGCGAGCGCGCCATCTCAGGAGGCCGCCTCATGA
- a CDS encoding NAD(P)H-dependent flavin oxidoreductase — MTAPFAFPTRVTEQLGCRVPIIQTAMGWVSDANLVTATTLAGGFGFLAGATIAAERLEEEIQKVIAATGGSQFGLNFHMFQENAMQCVELAIRYQLRAVSYGRGPDKATIARLKKAGVLCIPTVGAVKHAIKAVELGADMITIQGAEGGGHTGSVPSSILLPQVLEAVDVPVIAAGGFSTGRGLAAALAAGADGIAMGTAFLMTKESPTPETTLSRYLAVNDPAAVRVTRAVDGMRHRMIDNPFIQRLERASPLGRLRIALGSAWRWKQETGMTLGHMLRVFLSAVKDDPATLSQVVMSANQPVLLQRAMVDGQPDGGILPSGQVAAAIDQLDSVAGLIERISTQAQQCLLRLYSRSDLSAQASPSLVADARVKSAAVKPRSETETVTPSSAKQQPEQQEAG, encoded by the coding sequence ATGACCGCGCCATTTGCTTTCCCGACCCGGGTGACCGAGCAACTGGGCTGTCGGGTACCCATTATTCAAACCGCGATGGGCTGGGTTTCCGATGCCAATTTGGTGACCGCCACTACCCTGGCCGGGGGCTTTGGCTTTCTGGCCGGTGCTACGATTGCAGCTGAACGGCTGGAAGAGGAGATCCAAAAGGTGATTGCGGCTACTGGCGGTAGTCAGTTTGGGCTCAACTTTCATATGTTTCAGGAAAACGCCATGCAGTGTGTTGAGTTGGCGATTCGTTACCAGCTCCGGGCCGTCAGTTATGGTCGCGGCCCGGATAAAGCCACCATTGCGCGGCTGAAAAAAGCGGGAGTGCTCTGTATTCCCACTGTTGGCGCAGTTAAACATGCCATTAAAGCGGTGGAATTAGGGGCGGATATGATCACCATTCAAGGGGCAGAGGGGGGCGGTCATACCGGCAGTGTGCCGTCTTCAATTTTGCTGCCCCAGGTGTTAGAGGCCGTGGATGTGCCTGTGATTGCCGCCGGTGGTTTTTCGACCGGGCGGGGGCTGGCCGCCGCACTGGCTGCGGGCGCAGATGGCATTGCCATGGGCACAGCCTTTTTGATGACAAAAGAATCCCCTACGCCGGAGACGACCTTATCCCGTTATCTTGCGGTAAATGACCCTGCGGCAGTGCGAGTCACACGGGCAGTGGATGGTATGCGTCATCGCATGATTGATAACCCCTTTATTCAACGTCTGGAACGGGCATCGCCCTTGGGCCGTTTGCGGATCGCGCTGGGCAGCGCTTGGCGTTGGAAACAGGAAACCGGCATGACTTTAGGGCATATGTTGCGGGTGTTTTTGTCTGCGGTGAAGGATGACCCGGCCACCTTATCCCAAGTGGTGATGTCCGCCAATCAACCTGTGCTGTTGCAGCGGGCCATGGTTGATGGGCAACCTGATGGTGGCATTTTGCCCAGTGGGCAGGTGGCAGCGGCCATTGATCAACTGGACAGTGTCGCCGGCCTGATTGAACGCATCAGTACCCAAGCGCAGCAATGCTTGTTACGCCTTTACAGTCGCAGCGATCTTAGCGCGCAAGCATCGCCATCTTTGGTTGCCGACGCACGAGTAAAATCGGCTGCAGTCAAGCCGCGCTCAGAGACGGAAACGGTGACACCATCAAGCGCAAAGCAACAACCAGAACAACAGGAGGCAGGCTAA
- a CDS encoding enoyl-CoA hydratase family protein, with protein MEQQTQTANAVATNKPSNCGFTTAVDNGIAEVVIANAPVNALNSEQWVALADEITRLGQSDAVRVVIIRAEGRGFCAGVDIKELDQYPERIVAVNAGNYATFKAVHRCPVPVIVAVHGYVLGGGIGITGAADIVLASECASFALPEVDRGAMGGGAHLQRLFPVQKVRYLFFTGEAISAREAEPYGFIEKIVAKAALRDEALAIAAKIAAKSPAMIRIAKEALNGIEDGNLEDKYRWEQGFTLQAYTSPDSAETRRAFVEKRDASF; from the coding sequence ATGGAACAGCAAACACAGACGGCCAATGCCGTAGCAACAAATAAGCCGTCAAACTGTGGGTTTACCACCGCGGTTGATAACGGTATTGCAGAGGTCGTGATTGCCAATGCACCGGTCAATGCCCTGAACAGTGAACAGTGGGTTGCCTTGGCGGATGAAATTACCCGGTTAGGCCAAAGCGATGCTGTCCGTGTCGTCATTATCCGCGCAGAAGGGCGCGGGTTTTGCGCCGGGGTAGATATCAAAGAGTTAGATCAGTATCCGGAGCGGATTGTCGCAGTGAATGCTGGCAATTATGCCACGTTCAAAGCGGTACACCGTTGCCCTGTGCCTGTGATTGTCGCGGTGCACGGTTATGTGCTCGGCGGCGGTATCGGCATTACCGGAGCGGCGGATATTGTGTTGGCATCAGAGTGTGCCAGCTTTGCGCTACCTGAGGTAGATCGCGGTGCCATGGGCGGCGGCGCACATTTGCAGCGGTTATTTCCGGTGCAGAAGGTGCGTTATCTGTTTTTCACCGGCGAGGCAATCTCTGCCCGTGAAGCTGAGCCCTATGGCTTTATTGAAAAGATTGTTGCCAAAGCGGCACTGCGGGATGAAGCATTGGCCATTGCGGCCAAAATTGCGGCGAAATCCCCGGCCATGATTCGCATTGCTAAAGAAGCACTTAACGGCATTGAGGATGGCAACTTAGAGGATAAATATCGGTGGGAACAGGGCTTTACTCTGCAGGCGTATACCTCGCCGGATTCAGCCGAAACCCGCCGCGCGTTTGTGGAAAAACGCGACGCAAGCTTTTAG